Sequence from the Clostridium butyricum genome:
GCTTGCAGTAAGAAATATATCTGAAAGCGAGATTGAAACAATAAGTGAAATAATGGAGGAAATGTATCAAGCAAAAAATGAAGAAGAAAATTTAGCATTAGATATAAAACTTCATTATCTTCTAATTAAGGCATCAAAAAATATATTACTAATTAATATAATTTCAGTAATATCTCAAATTATGGATGAATCAATAAAGGAATTCAGAAAGAAAATTCTTTATGAAGAAAATAATAGAGCTAAGCTATTATCTATACATGAGAAATTAGTTAATGCTATGAAAGAACATGATACTGTTAAGGCTGTTGATGCAATAGAAGAACATTTCAAATTAATTAGAAAATACTATAAATAAAAATAAGCTGAAATCAAATTGATTTCAGCTTATTTTATTTATTTAAAAAAAGAAAAGATACAGTTAGTATAGTTTGTTAATTATAAAGCAAATTTAATTAAGAAAATAATAAATAGGAAATTTTTTGATTTACATAATATAATTTTATTTCTTTGTTTAACTATAGGAAACTTAGGAAATAGCTATATTTACAATTATTATATATAAATGAACTTGTAAACATTTACTGTTAAAAAAATAACAATTATTTACAATGTATAATTATGGAATTATAATTATACTTGTAAGTGGTAATACCAATTATGTTGAGGATATTTTATATTCAGTATAAAAATTGTGCGTATTTTATATTGTGATAACAGAAATAGTTTGCGTTTCTGTAATCCTATATTTTAGATATTAAAGTGTATGGGAGGAATTGTGTATGAATATTTTAGTATGTATTAAACAAGTGCCAGGAACTTCTAAGGTCGAAGTGGATCCAGTTACAGGAGTTCTAAAAAGAGATGGTATAGATTCAAAGATGAATCCATACGATTTGTATGCATTAGAAACAGCATTAAGAATAAGGGAAGAAAAAGGTGGGACTATAAAAGTTTTAAGCATGGGACCACCACAAGCTTTAAGTGTAATTAAGGAAGCATACTCAATGGGGGTAGATGACGGTGTGCTTTTATCTGATAGAAAATTTGGTGGAGCAGATGTATTGGCTACATCTTATACATTGTCTCAAGGTGTAAGAAAAATGGGTGATTTTGACTTAATAATATGTGGAAAGCAGACAACAGATGGAGATACTGCACAAGTTGGTGCAGAAATAGCAGAATATCTTGGAATACCACATGCGGCTAATATTGAAAAAATATATAGTATTGATGAAGAATCTATAACAGTAGATATGGACATGCCTGAAACTACAGAGAAAATAAAAATACAATATCCTTGTTTAATAACCGTAGATAAAGGGATTTTTGAACCAAGATTGCCATCATATAAAAAGAAATTAACTACAAAGGACAGAGAAATTAAAATTTTAAGTTTAAATGATTTTAATGATAAAGAAGAAAATAATTATGGATTAAACGGTTCAGCTACTCAAGTTGAAAGAATATTCCCACCTACAGTTAATACAGACAGAGAAATGTGGACAGGTAAATCGGAAGAATTGACAGATAAGATATTAAACAAATTAAAAGAAGTAAAATTTATTTAATAAAGATTCTAGAATTCATTAGATTATATTTGGGAGGAGAAAAAGTTTATGGGTAAGTTAATAGTTAATCAAGAGAAAATTAAAGATATTGAAGAAATGATAAAAATATGCCCATTTGGAGCAATTGAATATATTGATGGTAAAATTCAGATGAATGCAGCATGTAAAATGTGTAAGCTTTGTGTGAAAAAAGGACCAAAGGGTGCTATAGAATATATTGAAGATCAGATAAAGGAAATAGATAAAGATGAATGGAAGGGGATTGCTGTTTATGTTGATCATGTAAAGGGAAAAATACATCCTGTTACTTATGAGTTAATAGGAAAAGCAATTGAATTGGCAGAAAAAATAAATCAGCAGGTTTATGCAGTATTTATTGGAAATAATATATTAAGTGAAGCAGAAGAATTATTACATTATGGAGTTGATAAAGTATTTGTATATGATGATGAAGAACTAAAAGACTTTAGAATTGAATCGTATACATCTGCATTTGAAGATTTTATAAACAATAATAAGCCAACAGCCATACTAGTTGGTGCAACAACAATAGGAAGATCTTTAGCACCTAGGGTTGCAGCTAGATTTAAAACTGGTTTGACTGCTGATTGTACTGTTTTAGAAATGAAAGAAAATACAGATTTAGTTCAGATAAGACCAGCATTTGGAGGCAATATAATGGCTCAAATAGTAACTCCAAATTCAAGACCACAGCTAGCAACAGTTAGATATAAAGTTATGGAGGCACCAGAAAGATCAGAGACTGCAAAAGGAGAAATAGTAACATGTAATGTTGATAAGGAAAAATTAAAATCAGGAATAAGCGTTATTGAAATAAAAGAAAAAATTATAGAACGTGGAATAAGTGATGCAGAGGTTATTGTTGCAGCTGGAAGAGGCGTAAAATCGGAAAAGGATTTGAAAATAGTTAAGGAGTTAGCAGAAGCATTAGATGCTGAATTTGCATGTACAAGACCACTTATTGAGGCTGGATGGGTTGATGCAAAAAGACAGATTGGATTAAGTGGAAGAACTGTAAGGCCTAAATTAATAATAACTTGTGGAATATCTGGAGCTGTTCAATTTTCAGCTGGAATGAACAACTCTGACTGTATTATTTCTATTAATACTGATTCAAAAGCACCTATATTTAAAATTTCTCACTATGGAATTGTAGGGGATATATATGATATCGTTCCACAATTAACAGAGAAAATCAAAATGGTAAAGGAGAGATAGAGATATGGGCAATAAATACAAAAACATTGAAATAGAAGATTATGAAAGCATATTAGAATTAATAGGCAATGATAAAGAAAGAGTGTTTTTTAGAGATGAAGTAAATGAAGATTATAGTCACGATGAACTTGGTGGAATAAAGAAGATGCCAGATATAGTAGTTCAAGTATTATGTACTGATGAAGTATCAAAAATAATGAAATATGCTTACGATAATAATATACCAGTAACTCCAAGAGGATCTGGTACAGGACTTGTTGGGGCAGCAGTTCCATTAGAGGGCGGAATAGTTATAGATTTAAGTAAAATGAATAAAATATTAGAGTTAGATGAAGAGAATCTTACATTAACATTAGAACCAGGCGTTTTATTAATGGAAATTGGAAAATATGTTGAAGAAGCAGATTTATTTTATCCACCAGATCCAGGTGAAAAGTCAGCAACAATAGGTGGAAATATAAGTACCAATGCAGGTGGTATGAGGGCCGTAAAATATGGTGTTACAAGAGATTATGTGCGTGGACTTGAAGTAGTTCTTCCTAATGGTAATATAGTAAATTTAGGTGGAAAGGTTGTTAAAAACAGCTCTGGATATGCATTAAAGGATTTAATGATTGGATCTGAAGGAACTTTAGGAATAGTTACAAAGGCAATACTAAGACTACTTCCTTTACCAAAAAAATCTTTAAGCCTTTTAATACCTTTTAATACCCTTGAAAATGCAATAAAAACAGTTCCTAAAATAATTAAATCAAAATCTATACCAACAGCTATTGAATTTATGCAAAGAGATGCTATTTTAGCTGCAGAGGAATTTTTAGGAAAGAGTTTTCCTGATAAGTCATCAGATGCGTATTTGTTATTGACTTTTGATGGTAATTCTACTGAAGAAATAGAAAAGGATTATGAAAAAGTTGCAGATATCTGCTTAGAATCTGGTGCTATAGATGTATTTATATCTGATACAGAAGAAAGACAAGAAGCAATATGGTCTGCAAGAGGATGTTTTCTTGAAGCTATTAAAGCATTAACAACAGAAATGGACGAAGTTGATGTTGTTGTTCCAAGAAATAAGATAGATCAGTTTGTTACATTTACACATAATCTTGAAGCTACAAGTGGCGTAAGGATAAAGAGTTTTGGTCATGCAGGTGATGGAAATCTTCATATTTATATATTAAGAGATGAGTTAAATGACAATGAGTGGGATGAAAAAATACATTCTATAATGAAGATGATGTATGATAAAGCACAATCTTTAAGAGGACAAGTTTCTGGTGAACATGGAATAGGGTTTGCAAAGAAATCTTATTTACAATCATCATTACCAGATGATTGTATAGAAATAATGAAGGGTATAAAATCTGCATTTGACCCTAAAAACATTTTAAATCCTGGAAAGGTCTGTGAATAAGCATAAAATTTATATTTACAATTTTATATTAATATTATAAAATAAAGAATATGTTAAAAATAAGCTCTGGAAGCCAAATGGTCCAGAGCTTTTTGTTGCAATTAAGAACAGGGTATGATTAAATGGTTAATGGTTACATTTTAGCAAAATGTTTTTTTATTTGATGATTATAGATTAAAAAATAGATTAAAAAATAGATTAAAAAGGAGACATTTACTTGAAAGAAAAAGATATAAAATTAACTGATAATAATATTATAGAAATGGATATAAATAAGAAAGAAAAGCACGAATGTTATAAATGCGGTGAAGAAGCAATTTTTTATAATACAGAAGTTGAAAAATGGATATGTGAAGATTGCAAAAATATTGAGGATGAGTTAGATAAACTTGCAGCAAAAATGGAGAAGAAGCTTAGCAAAAGGGTATATTCTTTTGATTTAAAAGAACTTATTGAATGTTTATCAAAAGATGAGATATATAATATAGCTAGAAACTTAGGAGTTGCAAAAATTTCTGGTTTAAATAAAGATAAATTAGCTGAAAAGCTTATAGAAGAGTATAAACCTCTAATAGAAAAGAGAATAGGGTTATTTGAAGAAGAAAGATATAAAATATTAAAGAGCTATATTGATAATAAGGGTGTAAAGAATTTTGATGATATAGATGAAGAAGAAGCTGATAAGAGTGCATATTTTATACAACAAGGTATAATATACCCTACAGTTAAGAATGACGAGTCAATGTTCTTGATGCCTAAGGTTGTTCAAAAGATTATTAAAGATAAGAATGATATAGATTATAGACGAATATTAAAAGGTAATACAGAGTTGATTAATATATACAGAGGTATGAACAAAGCATATGGTATATTAAAAGTTGAAGATGCCGTGAAGATGCTTGAAAGATTTAATGAAAATACTGATGTAAGCTTACTGGAATTACTTAGAGAAGCATCATATTATTATAACGAATTTAGAGAAGAAAATAGTTACTTCATAAATAATGAAATAGATAATTATGAAGAAGTTTTAAATGATATAAAAAAAGAAGATATAAAGGAATATGCAGTTATATCAAAAGAAGAATTATTGAGTATGAACGGAGAAAACTGGGTTTACAATAGTAAAGCAGGAAAGTCATTCTATAAAGAATTTACATCTATGTTTAGTGTAGATAAGGATATGACAATTGCTATGATGGACGATTTGGCTCTTGATGTTCAAGAATTAGAACCTTCAGAGGCTGTTGATAAAATGATTGAACTTATTAATATAGACAATGAAGAAGTTAGATTTGTAGCATCAAAAATGATGAATAAGTTTGTTAATAAGATAAGATTATGGAAATTAAAAGGTATTTCAACCAATGATGCAAAAGCAAATGTTATAAGCGAAGTATCAAACAAGGTTGTTGGAAGAAATGATCCATGTACATGTGGAAGTGGAAAGAAATATAAGAAGTGTTGTGGAAGAAATGGAAATGTAGTTGTGCTTCCTATAAAATAACTTTTAAAAATATAAGAATATTTAAGTACATAAAATTAATAAGTGAATAGTTATATTGACATAAAAGATATAAAATGATAAAATTTTACCAAAGCGAAGATGTTTTAAACATCTTCGCTTTCTTTTTTTGTTTTTTGTAAAACTGTTATTATTTAAGGAGGCAATTTTATGATTAAGACAGTAGTATCGGTTGGTCTTCCAGTTGATGAAAATATGATTATAAGAAAAAACACTTTAATTCCAGAAGAAATTAAAGGCGATGAAAAGAGAATTTGTATCGTTACAGGAACTCATGGAGATGAGCTTGAAGGACAATATGTATGCTATGAACTAAATAGAATCATAAACAGCAATATTGATAAGTTAAAAGGAATAGTAGATATTTATCCAGCATTGAATCCACTCGGTATAGATTCGATTCAACGAGGAATACCAATGTTTGATTTGGACATGAATAGAATATTTCCAGGCAATGAAAATGGTGCTATGGCTGAGCATGTAGCATCTCAGATAATATCTGATATTAAGGGTGCGGATATGTGCATTGATATTCATGCAAGTAATATTTTTTTAAGAGAAATACCGCAAGTAAGGATAAACGAAAATAATAAAGATACACTTATGAATTATGCAAAATTATTAAATACAGATTTTATATGGGTTCACGGTTCTGCAACTGTTTTAGAAGCAACCCTTGCATATAGTTTAAATTCAATTAATGTTCCTACACTTGTTGTTGAAATGGGAGTGGGAATGAGGATAACAGAAAAATATTGCAATCAGCTTGTTGATGGTATTTTTAGACTTATGAAAGAAATTGGAATTTGGGCTGGAGAAACAAAAGTAATTAAAGAGCCTATTATTTCAACTGATAGAGAATTTGGATTTGCAAATGCAAATAGTTCAGGAATATTTATTCCTAAAGCAACTCATTGGAGTAGCATAAAAAAAGGTGAACTTATAGGAGATATATTAAATGCTCTTACAGGGGAAATTGAAGAAAAAATTTATGCGCCTTGTGATGGATTGATTTTTACTTTAAGAGAGTATCCTGTAGTTTATACTGGTTCATTAATTGCAAGAGTTATCGGAGGTGTAAAAAATGATTAAAGATATTATTTTTTCTTTAAAATCACCTTATAGAGATGAGTTAAAAGTTACAGGATATAGATTTGGAAAAGGTGAAAAAGCTGCATGTATAATAGGTGCAATAAGAGGTAATGAAATTCAGCAGTTGTATATATGTTCACAGCTTGTAGATTCACTAAGAAAGTTGGAGGAAAAAGGTCATATAAGTAAAAATAATGAGATTCTTATAATACCTTCAGTAAATAATTATGCCATGAATATAGGAAAAAGATTTTGGGCTTTAGATAATACAGATATAAATAGAATGTTTCCAGGTTATACTCAAGGTGAAACAACACAGAGAATTGCAGCAGGTGTATTTGAGAAGGTTCAAGGATATACATATGGTATTCAATTTGCAAGTTTTTATATGCCAGGAGATTTTATACCACACGTAAGGATGATGGAGACAGGATATCAAAGTCCTAGTCTTGCAAATTTATTTGGGCTTCAATATGTTTTAATAAGAAAGCCAAAGCCATTTGATACGACAACACTTAATTATAATTGGCAGCTTTGGAACACAAATGCTTTTTCAGTATATACGAATTGTACTGATGAGATAGATGAAGTTTCTGCTAGACATGCGGTTACTGCTGTTTTAAGATTTTTAACAAGAATGGGAGTAATAAAATATAACTGCCATAGTGGATATATAGCAAGTATAATTGAAGAAGATAATTTAAAGCCTATTATGGCTAAGAGTGCAGGAATTTTTAGAAGAAAAGTAAATCCGGGAGACTGTGTTGAAAGAGGAGATATTCTAGCTGAGGTATTAGATCCATATGAAGGATTAGTTTTATCAAATGTGGTATCTACTACTAATGGAATAGTATTTTTTGCACATAATGCACCACTTGTTATAGAAAATTCTGTGGTATTTAAAATAATAAGAAGAATACATGATTAAAAAAAGATTTAAGGAAAATTTCCTTAAATCTTTTTACATTATTAGCATTATTCACAAATAGAGAATTTTCAACATATAATTTTTTTGAAATCCTGATAACCAGAAGAAATATTTGTAGAGAATAAAGGTTTTGTGAAAAATTTGAATAGATAACATAAAGTTATAGCAAATTATATAAAATTTAAATTTTTATTGTATAATTAAAAAAGGTTTAGATAAGGTGGGATTATTATGAAAATATTAGTTGTTGATGATGAAAAAAGTATAGTTAATTTGATTAGAATGAATTTAGAACTTGAAGGGTACCAAGTTGTTATAAGCATGAATGGAATAGATGCAATTGAGAAATTTGAAACTGAAAGGCCAGAATTGGTAATACTTGATATTATGTTGCCAGATATAAGTGGTCATGAAGTTATTCGAAAATTTCAGAAAATAGATAGTGAAATTCCCGTAATAATGCTTACTGCAAATAGTCAAATAAATGATAAGTTATTAGGTCTTCAACTAGGTGCAGATGATTATATAACAAAGCCTTTTAACAGTATAGAGCTTATGTTAAGAATAAAAGCAATAACAAAAAGAATTAATAAGAAATACAATGGGAAAAAGGAAAATAATAATGAATTTAAAATAAAGGGGATAAGAGTTTTAAAAGATGAACGAAAAGTTTTTATTGATGGAGAAGAAATTATTGCCACTTATAAAGAGTTTGATACATTAGTATTAATGATGGAAAATTGTAATAAGGTTTTTACAAGAGAAAAACTTTTGAAAAGAGTATGGGGATATGAATTTGAAGGTAATACTAGAGCTGTTGATATTTTGATACAAAGACTTAGAAAAAAATTAGGGGTTTATTCGGAATGTTTAAAAACAATTTATGGAGTAGGCTATAGATTTGAATTGTAAATAATCGGATAAAAGAATAAGGATGTGCTTTTGTGAAAAAAGTAAATTTAAAGATAAAAGATAAGATTATGCTTATGAATATGGGGATATTAATACCGGTAATAACTTTTATATATATAATAATAATGAATAACATATATAGTAATGTAATAAATAGTAGTGTTGATTTTTTAATCAAAGAAAGTTATAATACGCAGCTATATATAGAAGGTTATCTTGAAAAGGATCAGAACTTAACTAAGGAAGCAAATTTTATTAATAAAGGACCACTTATCAATACATATTTATCAAATAAGCTTAACTTTAGGATTCAAACTTATGATAAAACAGGAAACATAATATCTGATTCTGATATGAACAATCTTAGTCTTTATGATGAAGATATAAAGAATTCTATAAATGGAAATAAAGCTTATGTTGTTAAAAAAATTGATCGTAATATGTATATATTATTTTCAAGTCCTATATATGATGATAATGTAACTATTGGTGGTGTAAGATATATATATCCATTGCATAGGGAACAAGAAATTATAAATAATATGTTTATAATTATGGGAATAGTAGCTTGTGTAGCAATATTTATATCATGGCTGTTAAGTAGATTATTTTCGGAAAAAATATCTAATCCAATAAAGGAATTAAAGATTGC
This genomic interval carries:
- a CDS encoding FAD-binding oxidoreductase, which encodes MGNKYKNIEIEDYESILELIGNDKERVFFRDEVNEDYSHDELGGIKKMPDIVVQVLCTDEVSKIMKYAYDNNIPVTPRGSGTGLVGAAVPLEGGIVIDLSKMNKILELDEENLTLTLEPGVLLMEIGKYVEEADLFYPPDPGEKSATIGGNISTNAGGMRAVKYGVTRDYVRGLEVVLPNGNIVNLGGKVVKNSSGYALKDLMIGSEGTLGIVTKAILRLLPLPKKSLSLLIPFNTLENAIKTVPKIIKSKSIPTAIEFMQRDAILAAEEFLGKSFPDKSSDAYLLLTFDGNSTEEIEKDYEKVADICLESGAIDVFISDTEERQEAIWSARGCFLEAIKALTTEMDEVDVVVPRNKIDQFVTFTHNLEATSGVRIKSFGHAGDGNLHIYILRDELNDNEWDEKIHSIMKMMYDKAQSLRGQVSGEHGIGFAKKSYLQSSLPDDCIEIMKGIKSAFDPKNILNPGKVCE
- a CDS encoding FAD-binding protein produces the protein MGKLIVNQEKIKDIEEMIKICPFGAIEYIDGKIQMNAACKMCKLCVKKGPKGAIEYIEDQIKEIDKDEWKGIAVYVDHVKGKIHPVTYELIGKAIELAEKINQQVYAVFIGNNILSEAEELLHYGVDKVFVYDDEELKDFRIESYTSAFEDFINNNKPTAILVGATTIGRSLAPRVAARFKTGLTADCTVLEMKENTDLVQIRPAFGGNIMAQIVTPNSRPQLATVRYKVMEAPERSETAKGEIVTCNVDKEKLKSGISVIEIKEKIIERGISDAEVIVAAGRGVKSEKDLKIVKELAEALDAEFACTRPLIEAGWVDAKRQIGLSGRTVRPKLIITCGISGAVQFSAGMNNSDCIISINTDSKAPIFKISHYGIVGDIYDIVPQLTEKIKMVKER
- a CDS encoding M14 family metallopeptidase — translated: MIKTVVSVGLPVDENMIIRKNTLIPEEIKGDEKRICIVTGTHGDELEGQYVCYELNRIINSNIDKLKGIVDIYPALNPLGIDSIQRGIPMFDLDMNRIFPGNENGAMAEHVASQIISDIKGADMCIDIHASNIFLREIPQVRINENNKDTLMNYAKLLNTDFIWVHGSATVLEATLAYSLNSINVPTLVVEMGVGMRITEKYCNQLVDGIFRLMKEIGIWAGETKVIKEPIISTDREFGFANANSSGIFIPKATHWSSIKKGELIGDILNALTGEIEEKIYAPCDGLIFTLREYPVVYTGSLIARVIGGVKND
- a CDS encoding response regulator transcription factor, yielding MKILVVDDEKSIVNLIRMNLELEGYQVVISMNGIDAIEKFETERPELVILDIMLPDISGHEVIRKFQKIDSEIPVIMLTANSQINDKLLGLQLGADDYITKPFNSIELMLRIKAITKRINKKYNGKKENNNEFKIKGIRVLKDERKVFIDGEEIIATYKEFDTLVLMMENCNKVFTREKLLKRVWGYEFEGNTRAVDILIQRLRKKLGVYSECLKTIYGVGYRFEL
- a CDS encoding M14 family metallopeptidase, translated to MIKDIIFSLKSPYRDELKVTGYRFGKGEKAACIIGAIRGNEIQQLYICSQLVDSLRKLEEKGHISKNNEILIIPSVNNYAMNIGKRFWALDNTDINRMFPGYTQGETTQRIAAGVFEKVQGYTYGIQFASFYMPGDFIPHVRMMETGYQSPSLANLFGLQYVLIRKPKPFDTTTLNYNWQLWNTNAFSVYTNCTDEIDEVSARHAVTAVLRFLTRMGVIKYNCHSGYIASIIEEDNLKPIMAKSAGIFRRKVNPGDCVERGDILAEVLDPYEGLVLSNVVSTTNGIVFFAHNAPLVIENSVVFKIIRRIHD
- a CDS encoding FadR/GntR family transcriptional regulator yields the protein MLEQDKNSKVYEQVIEEIKNQIKTGKLKKGDKLPSERDMVELFSVSRTSVREAMRALEVIGLIERKQGAGNYIKTNFDDSLFEPISVMFMLQKNSLDDIVELREILESYCIKLAVRNISESEIETISEIMEEMYQAKNEEENLALDIKLHYLLIKASKNILLINIISVISQIMDESIKEFRKKILYEENNRAKLLSIHEKLVNAMKEHDTVKAVDAIEEHFKLIRKYYK
- a CDS encoding YecA family protein — protein: MKEKDIKLTDNNIIEMDINKKEKHECYKCGEEAIFYNTEVEKWICEDCKNIEDELDKLAAKMEKKLSKRVYSFDLKELIECLSKDEIYNIARNLGVAKISGLNKDKLAEKLIEEYKPLIEKRIGLFEEERYKILKSYIDNKGVKNFDDIDEEEADKSAYFIQQGIIYPTVKNDESMFLMPKVVQKIIKDKNDIDYRRILKGNTELINIYRGMNKAYGILKVEDAVKMLERFNENTDVSLLELLREASYYYNEFREENSYFINNEIDNYEEVLNDIKKEDIKEYAVISKEELLSMNGENWVYNSKAGKSFYKEFTSMFSVDKDMTIAMMDDLALDVQELEPSEAVDKMIELINIDNEEVRFVASKMMNKFVNKIRLWKLKGISTNDAKANVISEVSNKVVGRNDPCTCGSGKKYKKCCGRNGNVVVLPIK
- a CDS encoding electron transfer flavoprotein subunit beta/FixA family protein — its product is MNILVCIKQVPGTSKVEVDPVTGVLKRDGIDSKMNPYDLYALETALRIREEKGGTIKVLSMGPPQALSVIKEAYSMGVDDGVLLSDRKFGGADVLATSYTLSQGVRKMGDFDLIICGKQTTDGDTAQVGAEIAEYLGIPHAANIEKIYSIDEESITVDMDMPETTEKIKIQYPCLITVDKGIFEPRLPSYKKKLTTKDREIKILSLNDFNDKEENNYGLNGSATQVERIFPPTVNTDREMWTGKSEELTDKILNKLKEVKFI